One Campylobacter concisus DNA segment encodes these proteins:
- a CDS encoding zinc ribbon domain-containing protein → METKFCPFCGETINKDAIKCRFCGSFLNEEAKNQAREQMNSQKNMANNFPYQNQANSNEIPLGFIRTWDGEVILKPQGFNFWAFIFGPLYYTGYDNLLYISLATISTVLLYFLISIGIKNDSMEMINIVYVVYSIGLTVAQIIAGAIANKVLPVKTVKFNYGWAIGAFLVLLIAQLISLRLFF, encoded by the coding sequence ATGGAGACTAAATTTTGTCCATTTTGTGGTGAGACAATTAACAAAGATGCTATTAAATGCAGATTTTGTGGTAGCTTCTTAAATGAGGAAGCCAAAAATCAAGCAAGAGAACAAATGAATAGCCAAAAAAATATGGCGAATAATTTCCCATATCAAAACCAAGCAAATAGTAATGAAATCCCGCTTGGTTTTATAAGAACATGGGATGGAGAAGTAATCCTAAAGCCACAAGGCTTCAACTTTTGGGCATTTATATTTGGGCCTCTATACTATACTGGATATGATAACCTGCTATATATATCTCTAGCAACTATATCAACAGTTTTATTATACTTCTTGATTAGTATAGGCATAAAAAATGATAGTATGGAAATGATTAATATTGTTTATGTGGTTTATTCAATCGGTTTGACCGTGGCACAAATCATAGCGGGTGCAATAGCAAATAAGGTTCTTCCAGTAAAAACAGTTAAATTTAATTATGGCTGGGCAATTGGTGCATTTTTAGTATTGCTTATTGCACAATTGATATCTCTAAGACTATTTTTTTAG
- a CDS encoding phage integrase SAM-like domain-containing protein, with product MENNKKSMDVTMQKLLCVEKYEDVHHGRVRAYYDTDIKLLMQDAIYCLNKGYSRCSGEKKRQYWLKIFLNLASLYPCILSLDKKGIVSSTITNFFNNLAEKESRKKRIINQDQVVSQNKLPPELHIDQKKWDNFLQLYYGQIDFNNYYNTPVSKKISDGVYKVRDGFLVRGQFIPSYIFLEIRECIIKQEKTKIVPVKHQYGVKLENFEDIEKDFMEHVARKRNFSDSTKKEYHHALKLLKEFLNDRDISISDINVKVAEDFHEGLIKEEGVRARNKKRANNIVGFLSNVFNRLAHLGVVGNNFFKKEAIDRFGIKEKTTKRNFSMSELMLLFSGEHNIEKEILDYFRFKLHVGLRMEEFFRLNENSFITETIDGQTYNCVIIDTAKGKCSSESKRVIVLHENIKDLHNYKWVKAIKEQYPTIKSFNKKANGCIRKVISDKKVSDHRLRGNFAKKLVEYDHINNISDSIVNVADELGHNTNKNNRKNLEEYNDLVRGMMGYNLSDALDIYAQSQLLKPKLRDIKAFDEYSGIFKYLDIPSNKIPHIKSNKNNKNNKKDKK from the coding sequence ATGGAAAACAATAAAAAATCTATGGATGTGACAATGCAAAAGCTGCTTTGTGTAGAAAAATATGAGGATGTTCATCATGGGCGGGTAAGGGCGTATTATGATACTGATATAAAGTTATTGATGCAAGATGCAATATATTGCCTCAATAAGGGATATTCTAGGTGTAGTGGCGAGAAAAAAAGACAATATTGGCTTAAGATATTTTTAAACCTAGCAAGTTTGTATCCGTGTATTTTATCACTAGATAAAAAAGGCATAGTTAGTAGTACGATTACTAATTTTTTTAACAACTTAGCCGAAAAAGAGTCTCGAAAAAAAAGAATCATTAATCAAGATCAAGTCGTAAGTCAAAATAAACTACCGCCAGAACTTCATATAGATCAAAAAAAGTGGGATAATTTTCTTCAACTGTATTATGGACAGATAGACTTTAATAATTATTACAACACTCCAGTGAGTAAAAAAATATCTGATGGAGTGTATAAAGTAAGAGATGGCTTTCTCGTAAGGGGTCAATTTATACCGAGTTATATTTTTTTAGAAATTAGAGAGTGTATTATAAAACAAGAAAAGACAAAAATAGTACCTGTAAAGCATCAATATGGTGTTAAACTAGAAAACTTTGAAGATATAGAAAAAGATTTTATGGAGCATGTTGCAAGGAAGCGAAATTTTAGTGATAGTACAAAAAAAGAGTACCATCATGCACTTAAGCTGCTTAAGGAATTTCTTAATGATAGAGACATCAGCATAAGCGATATAAATGTAAAAGTAGCTGAGGACTTTCATGAAGGTCTTATTAAAGAAGAAGGTGTGAGAGCAAGAAACAAAAAGAGAGCAAATAATATAGTAGGCTTTTTATCAAATGTATTTAATAGACTTGCGCATTTAGGAGTAGTTGGTAATAACTTTTTTAAAAAAGAAGCGATAGATCGATTTGGTATTAAAGAGAAAACGACAAAGAGAAATTTCTCTATGAGCGAGTTAATGCTGTTATTTTCTGGAGAACATAATATAGAAAAAGAGATACTAGACTATTTTCGCTTTAAACTACATGTTGGACTTCGTATGGAAGAATTCTTTAGATTAAATGAAAATAGTTTCATAACAGAGACAATAGATGGGCAAACATATAATTGTGTCATTATAGATACAGCAAAAGGCAAATGCAGTAGCGAATCCAAAAGAGTAATTGTCCTACATGAAAATATCAAAGACTTACATAATTATAAATGGGTTAAAGCCATAAAAGAACAATACCCTACAATAAAGTCTTTTAATAAAAAAGCCAATGGCTGCATAAGAAAAGTTATAAGTGATAAAAAAGTTAGTGATCATCGCTTGAGAGGCAACTTTGCTAAGAAATTAGTAGAATACGATCATATAAACAACATAAGTGACTCCATTGTAAATGTTGCAGATGAATTAGGCCACAATACAAATAAAAACAATAGAAAGAATCTTGAAGAATATAATGACCTAGTTAGGGGAATGATGGGTTATAATCTCTCCGACGCTCTTGACATATACGCCCAATCTCAACTTTTGAAACCTAAATTAAGAGACATAAAAGCATTTGATGAATATTCAGGTATTTTCAAATACTTAGATATACCAAGTAATAAAATACCACACATTAAATCAAATAAAAATAATAAAAATAATAAAAAGGACAAAAAATGA
- a CDS encoding tyrosine-type recombinase/integrase: MSSRLITKVPNRPNFYFFDTALKDGKKLTVKFCLFTKDIDEAVRLANSIKAAANEALAKKITTTHANSKSLRTLINIKRQNERCIKQNGIFLDVSEYKELSQEVIAKFYNLVAPEEKLEKEFKTLLDASLSPKETSPLSFEAVAKRYVQTECLKLKSSDKTKGYYIKTGKLLDEFFKDRQGKEFSYSDAENFQTTLASKKLNKKTINNYTSYSKRLFDYAIKMGKLTTNPFKMLTSFKISADEKSPKDNFSLDELKIVFDTQRKDLRDYMMFALHTGLRLNEIWQLDSKSVGEEDGIKFINVRTAKQRGGVKKYRQIPLHENIEYLSDLKWLENIKSSKVNSDYFSKRLNRHIHKCIPLANVTFHRLRGNFAKAIKDYCLENSLTDLTSVLLGHSADLATDTYAKEISLKAKQNSMIGLKIFKFLHNQ; this comes from the coding sequence ATGAGCTCTAGATTGATTACCAAGGTTCCTAATAGACCAAATTTCTATTTTTTTGATACTGCTCTTAAAGATGGTAAAAAGCTAACTGTTAAATTTTGCCTTTTCACAAAAGATATAGATGAGGCGGTAAGACTGGCAAATTCTATAAAAGCCGCAGCCAACGAAGCTCTTGCTAAAAAGATAACCACGACGCATGCAAATTCTAAAAGCCTAAGGACCTTAATAAACATTAAAAGACAAAATGAGCGGTGTATTAAACAAAATGGCATATTTTTAGATGTTAGCGAATATAAAGAGCTCTCACAAGAGGTGATAGCTAAATTTTATAATCTAGTAGCTCCAGAAGAAAAGCTTGAAAAAGAGTTCAAAACATTATTGGACGCATCTTTAAGCCCAAAAGAAACCTCGCCGCTATCTTTTGAAGCAGTAGCTAAAAGATATGTACAAACAGAGTGCTTAAAGCTAAAGTCCAGTGATAAGACCAAGGGCTATTACATTAAAACTGGCAAGCTCTTGGATGAGTTTTTTAAAGATCGTCAAGGTAAAGAGTTTAGCTACAGTGATGCTGAAAATTTTCAAACAACTCTAGCAAGCAAAAAGCTTAACAAAAAGACCATCAACAACTACACATCTTACTCAAAAAGGCTCTTTGACTATGCCATAAAGATGGGCAAGCTCACAACCAATCCTTTTAAAATGCTTACATCTTTTAAAATTTCAGCTGATGAGAAGTCTCCGAAAGATAACTTTAGTCTAGATGAATTAAAGATAGTTTTTGACACTCAAAGAAAAGATTTGAGAGATTATATGATGTTTGCACTTCATACGGGATTAAGACTAAATGAAATTTGGCAACTTGATAGCAAAAGCGTAGGCGAAGAAGATGGCATAAAATTTATAAATGTTAGAACTGCAAAACAAAGAGGGGGAGTGAAAAAGTATAGACAGATACCTTTGCATGAAAATATTGAGTATTTAAGCGATCTAAAGTGGCTAGAAAATATTAAGAGCAGTAAGGTTAATAGCGATTACTTTAGTAAGCGATTAAATAGACACATCCATAAATGTATCCCACTAGCAAACGTTACATTTCATAGGCTTAGGGGAAATTTTGCTAAGGCTATAAAGGATTACTGTTTGGAGAATTCCTTGACCGATCTAACATCTGTTTTGCTAGGACATAGTGCCGATCTTGCAACTGATACGTACGCAAAGGAAATATCTTTAAAAGCTAAGCAAAATTCTATGATTGGACTAAAAATTTTTAAATTTTTACATAACCAGTGA
- a CDS encoding cobalt chelatase — translation MEKKEIANLLDIELRTLYNWEKSRPKLYNFIIENIKDKQENNSKTDELKKYFEKLSEIEQEYFLSSLKVKVLEKEIKQTETYK, via the coding sequence ATGGAAAAAAAAGAGATAGCAAATTTACTAGACATAGAACTAAGAACACTCTATAACTGGGAAAAATCAAGACCAAAACTATATAATTTCATTATAGAAAATATTAAAGATAAACAAGAAAATAATTCAAAAACGGATGAATTAAAAAAATATTTTGAAAAATTATCAGAGATAGAACAAGAATATTTTTTATCTAGCTTAAAAGTAAAAGTATTAGAAAAAGAAATAAAACAAACAGAAACATACAAATGA
- a CDS encoding phosphonate transporter, translating to MEKTKNFLKSTKGKVAVASSMLLTAPALFAADAPTVPATPLKADYALFDYVFAGVIAVAFIFMIAGRVKSFIK from the coding sequence ATGGAAAAAACTAAAAATTTTCTAAAATCTACTAAGGGTAAAGTTGCTGTTGCTAGCTCTATGTTGCTAACTGCTCCAGCTCTTTTTGCGGCAGATGCTCCAACTGTTCCGGCTACGCCATTAAAAGCTGATTATGCTTTGTTCGATTACGTGTTTGCTGGCGTTATTGCTGTCGCTTTTATCTTTATGATTGCTGGCAGAGTCAAGTCTTTCATAAAGTAG
- a CDS encoding zonular occludens toxin domain-containing protein produces the protein MLSLIIGPPRSGKTYKAVHLINDEYELHLKGESKYRFIYTNINGLKFDHFNGFVKQYDKNDFLTAVSQEYTLSSQYENGFLENVDNYDEYALKNGIYENYHHCLIVLDEAYNTFTKNFNESLGRFLSYHGHFGIDIIFLFQSKRQTNREYLVHTELMYMAQPSGKRLFSSLFKYKVYSTSSNFNYNLIRSENLKFNQKVSDLYSSGSKEIYKSYATKKILFLIIFIVASYAIYKFLEPKHEPAQSTIQDTRFVDLNTSDSKEPKTISNSVDNSDINTTIFNNNRIYLRVTCFPSGCKFRNYAIDLSLDSFLELLSFSNCHIFLQDKKSGNYIDYFVSCHADFERVLKSLENSSQGFANEKSPKTDSSPMLPTLK, from the coding sequence ATGCTTAGTTTAATTATTGGTCCGCCACGTTCTGGAAAAACTTATAAAGCGGTTCATTTAATAAATGATGAGTATGAATTGCACTTAAAAGGCGAATCAAAGTATAGGTTTATTTATACTAATATCAATGGCTTAAAATTTGATCATTTTAACGGCTTTGTAAAGCAATATGATAAAAATGATTTTCTTACTGCCGTTAGTCAAGAATATACCCTTAGTTCTCAATATGAAAATGGCTTTTTAGAGAATGTAGATAATTATGATGAATATGCCTTGAAAAATGGAATTTACGAAAATTATCATCATTGCTTGATAGTTCTTGATGAAGCTTACAACACCTTTACTAAAAACTTTAATGAGAGCTTGGGTAGATTTCTAAGCTATCATGGACACTTTGGGATAGATATTATCTTTCTTTTCCAGTCTAAACGTCAGACAAATAGAGAATATTTAGTTCATACCGAGCTCATGTATATGGCTCAGCCTAGCGGAAAAAGGCTCTTTAGTAGTCTTTTTAAATATAAAGTCTATAGCACTTCATCTAATTTTAATTACAATCTTATTCGTTCTGAAAATCTAAAATTTAATCAAAAAGTTTCAGATTTATATAGTAGTGGTTCAAAAGAAATTTATAAAAGCTATGCAACTAAAAAGATTTTATTTTTAATAATTTTTATTGTAGCTTCTTACGCTATATATAAATTCTTAGAGCCTAAACATGAGCCAGCTCAATCAACTATTCAAGATACTAGGTTTGTTGATTTAAATACTTCTGATTCTAAAGAGCCTAAAACAATTTCAAATAGTGTAGATAATTCAGATATAAACACCACTATTTTTAATAATAATAGAATCTATCTAAGGGTAACTTGCTTTCCAAGCGGTTGTAAATTTAGAAATTACGCCATTGATTTATCTTTAGATAGCTTCTTAGAACTCCTTTCTTTCTCAAACTGCCATATATTCTTACAAGATAAGAAGTCAGGCAACTACATTGATTACTTTGTTTCTTGCCATGCAGATTTTGAAAGGGTTTTAAAAAGCTTAGAAAATTCATCACAAGGGTTTGCAAATGAAAAATCTCCAAAAACTGATTCTAGTCCTATGCTTCCTACTCTCAAGTAG
- a CDS encoding type II secretion system protein GspD — MKNLQKLILVLCFLLSSSLSALEYRNIAFNDFLGEISSITGKNIVISGNVDTNFDVFLPTLDLSNTDTFSKLLKDILNVNGLDYLIQDSVLLIYNPKVEDKPVLKDYIIKFKHISKEDVVSALSLFSENIKYTVYSDRILLITTESQYKIIDNLINGLDTSYQLRQLSFTIISTDNTKLKEIGPRIESILSPLDHFYFKIITNVLTVDSTKVNKDSVTSLINLLKEKGVSDLIYNPRVTVIDNKDSVIESVIKTPIQKSSIDIQNSQSITTNQVEYQDVGLKLYISSVLITNDSVSFTLDLYIENLLDDTLTPRISSRHLKTNVYLTDTNSFLIGGINSKETIKSTKTIPFIENIPILGDITTYKSEKTNDYSFSIFITMLPSEKDIFSEFYYDPADKHLALERYLTSASRNAKGAPRSGE; from the coding sequence ATGAAAAATCTCCAAAAACTGATTCTAGTCCTATGCTTCCTACTCTCAAGTAGTTTATCTGCCTTAGAATATCGTAATATTGCCTTTAACGATTTCTTAGGCGAGATTAGTTCTATAACTGGTAAAAATATTGTCATTAGTGGCAATGTTGATACTAACTTTGACGTGTTTTTACCTACGCTTGATTTAAGCAATACTGATACTTTTTCTAAGTTGCTTAAAGATATTTTAAACGTGAATGGTCTTGATTATTTGATTCAAGATAGCGTTTTGTTGATATATAATCCAAAAGTTGAAGATAAGCCAGTTTTGAAAGACTATATAATAAAATTTAAGCACATATCAAAAGAAGATGTTGTATCTGCCTTATCTTTGTTTAGTGAAAATATAAAATACACTGTTTATAGTGATAGGATATTGCTTATTACCACTGAAAGCCAGTATAAGATTATTGATAATCTTATTAATGGGCTTGATACTAGCTATCAATTACGACAGCTTAGCTTTACTATTATTAGCACAGATAACACAAAGCTTAAAGAGATTGGACCACGTATAGAATCTATCTTAAGTCCTTTAGATCATTTCTACTTTAAAATTATTACCAACGTTCTTACAGTCGATAGCACCAAAGTTAATAAAGATTCTGTCACCAGTCTTATAAATTTACTTAAAGAAAAGGGCGTTTCTGATCTGATCTATAATCCTAGAGTTACTGTTATTGATAATAAAGATAGCGTAATTGAGAGCGTTATAAAAACCCCTATTCAAAAATCATCAATCGATATTCAAAATAGTCAAAGCATTACTACCAACCAAGTTGAATATCAAGATGTTGGTTTAAAGCTTTATATTTCAAGTGTCTTGATTACTAATGATAGTGTTAGTTTTACTTTGGATCTATATATTGAAAATTTGCTTGATGATACATTAACTCCTAGAATTTCAAGTAGGCATCTAAAAACAAATGTTTATCTTACTGATACAAATTCATTTCTTATTGGCGGTATTAATAGCAAAGAAACAATTAAATCAACAAAGACTATTCCATTTATTGAAAATATTCCTATTCTTGGCGATATAACGACGTATAAAAGCGAAAAAACAAACGATTATAGCTTTAGTATATTTATCACTATGCTACCATCTGAGAAAGATATTTTTTCAGAGTTTTATTATGATCCAGCAGATAAACACCTTGCTTTAGAACGTTACTTAACGAGCGCATCGCGCAACGCAAAAGGGGCCCCACGAAGTGGGGAATGA
- a CDS encoding radical SAM protein — MYGITETDKIFLKTKLENQKKFLDSNFFMINGEYVPYSNFYFSSWHNSNRYIAELNNRVASLNDYALSQGLCPIFAVFTLPSEYHRQKLITLKSGKKKLVYNKKYIDDDKHSVSAGASKLQALVRSIMNSLHFRSLSQNQRCYITTKEPHLDGTCHLNLLVFVPKENLDKCVSAIKSRFLDTHSRVETDIKNATSYVMKYIFKTLDDLRQNPDLDNLTDISYWYLKHKIRRFTMSKTFVSLEIYRKLNGSIDLISLTKNYNKGLVTVVVDPDTRKPLKIFDEFGDLWQKTRIIKDSNTIKRYEDASDEIKNFGSTLKQRQILKICDELFNTEKRVKPVSKMRDYELVNYYQSLGGDVNTQHLAYVENLMLDRNLDNFTHYHEKHDLNAPDIDSFVDRCLICNEF, encoded by the coding sequence ATGTATGGAATTACCGAAACCGATAAAATCTTTTTAAAAACTAAGCTAGAAAATCAAAAGAAATTTCTTGATAGCAATTTCTTTATGATAAATGGCGAGTATGTTCCTTACTCAAATTTTTATTTTTCTAGCTGGCATAACTCAAATAGATACATTGCTGAACTTAATAACCGAGTAGCTAGTCTTAATGATTATGCTCTAAGTCAAGGTCTTTGCCCTATTTTTGCAGTTTTTACCTTGCCAAGCGAGTATCATAGACAAAAGCTTATAACTCTTAAGAGTGGCAAGAAAAAGCTTGTTTATAATAAAAAGTATATCGATGATGATAAGCATAGCGTTAGCGCAGGTGCTAGTAAGCTTCAAGCTTTAGTTAGAAGCATTATGAATTCATTGCATTTTAGAAGCTTATCACAAAATCAAAGGTGCTATATAACTACTAAAGAACCGCACTTAGATGGAACTTGTCATTTAAATTTACTTGTTTTTGTCCCTAAAGAAAATTTGGATAAGTGCGTTTCTGCTATTAAAAGTCGTTTTTTAGATACTCATAGCAGGGTTGAAACTGATATTAAAAATGCTACTTCGTATGTTATGAAATATATTTTTAAAACTCTTGATGATTTACGCCAAAATCCTGATTTGGATAACTTAACCGATATTAGCTATTGGTATTTAAAGCATAAAATTAGACGTTTTACAATGTCAAAAACATTTGTAAGTCTTGAAATTTATAGAAAACTAAACGGCAGTATTGATCTAATATCTCTTACTAAAAACTATAATAAAGGCTTGGTTACTGTTGTCGTTGATCCTGACACTAGGAAGCCTTTAAAAATATTTGATGAATTTGGCGATCTTTGGCAAAAAACTAGGATTATTAAAGATAGCAATACTATTAAACGATATGAAGATGCAAGCGATGAAATAAAGAATTTTGGTAGCACTTTAAAACAAAGGCAAATTTTAAAAATTTGCGATGAATTGTTTAATACCGAAAAAAGAGTTAAGCCAGTAAGTAAAATGCGAGATTACGAGCTAGTAAATTACTATCAAAGCTTGGGCGGTGATGTCAATACTCAACATTTGGCTTATGTTGAAAATTTAATGCTTGATAGAAATTTAGATAATTTTACACATTATCACGAAAAGCACGATTTAAATGCCCCTGATATTGATAGTTTTGTAGATAGATGTTTGATTTGTAATGAGTTTTAA
- a CDS encoding tyrosine-type recombinase/integrase, with translation MQNVKFKYYADLYLKLGKSEWKLSTYCKNKGIVKNRLNVFFGMDIDEIKPSVIRLWLNSIQDVSNKSKKHYLNSLSMILKLALEDEIIDKNPIIHIKSIVHKTPRIEPFTSQQVNDILRLSTRYNDRFQIFLYIGFFTGMRTGEILSLKMKDVDLENRVININSTRSRFGENTPKTIYSIRSIPILDNLYIRLKTYIEKYSGNIYLLQTQYNEPYRDTGVFTSDFWKPILDELNLPYRRLYNMRHTYATSMLYQNFVTPVELSKLLGHSTPKMIYDVYVNYLNSNLKDFKRDISIY, from the coding sequence ATGCAAAATGTTAAATTTAAATATTATGCTGATTTATATCTCAAGCTCGGTAAGTCTGAATGGAAATTATCGACGTATTGCAAGAATAAGGGCATTGTAAAAAATAGGCTAAATGTTTTTTTTGGCATGGATATTGATGAAATAAAGCCTAGCGTTATTCGTTTGTGGTTAAATTCAATTCAAGACGTTTCTAATAAAAGCAAGAAGCATTATTTGAATTCTCTATCTATGATCTTAAAGCTTGCCCTAGAAGATGAGATAATTGATAAAAATCCCATTATTCATATTAAAAGTATAGTCCATAAAACACCAAGAATAGAGCCTTTTACTAGCCAGCAGGTAAATGATATTCTTAGATTATCTACTAGATATAATGATAGATTTCAAATTTTTTTATATATTGGCTTTTTTACAGGCATGCGGACTGGCGAGATATTATCTTTAAAGATGAAAGATGTTGATTTAGAAAATAGGGTTATAAATATAAATTCAACTCGCTCTAGGTTTGGCGAGAATACACCAAAGACTATTTATTCGATTAGATCAATACCTATTTTAGATAATTTATATATAAGATTAAAAACTTATATTGAAAAATATTCAGGTAATATTTATCTTTTGCAAACTCAATATAATGAACCTTACCGAGATACTGGCGTTTTTACTTCTGACTTTTGGAAGCCTATTTTAGACGAGTTAAATTTACCATATAGGCGACTTTATAATATGCGACATACTTATGCTACTTCTATGCTTTATCAAAACTTTGTTACCCCAGTAGAATTATCAAAATTATTAGGTCACTCCACGCCTAAGATGATTTATGATGTCTATGTTAATTATCTTAATTCAAACTTAAAAGATTTTAAACGAGATATTTCAATTTATTGA
- the murD gene encoding UDP-N-acetylmuramoyl-L-alanine--D-glutamate ligase translates to MRKSLFGYGGTTKAIAKNFVNDGFWDIYDDKFSEILKDEFGNALLPVSEFDPAKSDLEIPSPGIPPHHELIKKARNLVSEYDYFYEIYKAHLPFNVWISGTNGKTTTTKMMQHLLESKGSVMGGNVGIALANLEPNAKIWILETSSFTLHYTNRATPGIYVLLPITPDHLSWHGDMSEYEKAKLKPLVSMSETSVAIVPEIYASTPTKAKVIAYKDESDLARFCGVNLDDIAFKTPFLLDALLALAVEKILFDRCDVALLNTFVIEANKLEELTDKMGRTWVNDTKATNIDASIQAVKRYKDHFMHLILGGDDKGVSMDELFENLKGLKVKIYAIGSNSDKLMNLAAKFSVPALKCDFLQNAVNEISKELKSGEIALLSPAAASLDQFKSYAERGDKFKEFIRAL, encoded by the coding sequence ATGAGAAAATCACTATTTGGCTATGGTGGCACGACGAAAGCTATCGCTAAAAACTTCGTAAATGATGGCTTTTGGGACATCTATGATGATAAATTTAGCGAAATTTTAAAAGATGAGTTTGGCAATGCACTTTTGCCAGTTAGCGAATTTGACCCAGCAAAAAGCGACCTAGAGATACCAAGCCCAGGCATCCCGCCTCACCACGAGCTTATCAAAAAGGCTAGAAATTTAGTTAGCGAATATGACTATTTTTATGAAATTTACAAGGCGCATTTGCCATTTAACGTCTGGATAAGTGGCACAAATGGCAAGACGACGACCACAAAGATGATGCAGCACCTGCTAGAGAGCAAGGGCTCAGTGATGGGCGGAAACGTGGGCATCGCGCTGGCAAATTTAGAGCCAAACGCTAAAATTTGGATACTTGAGACTAGCTCATTTACGCTTCACTACACAAACCGCGCCACGCCAGGAATTTACGTGCTTTTGCCGATCACGCCAGACCATCTAAGCTGGCATGGCGACATGAGCGAGTACGAAAAGGCAAAGCTAAAGCCGCTTGTTAGCATGAGCGAAACGAGCGTGGCGATCGTGCCTGAAATTTACGCTAGCACGCCAACCAAAGCAAAAGTGATCGCCTATAAAGATGAGAGCGATCTGGCTCGTTTTTGCGGTGTAAATTTAGACGATATAGCCTTTAAAACGCCATTTTTGCTTGATGCACTTCTAGCACTTGCGGTGGAGAAAATTTTATTTGACCGCTGCGACGTGGCACTTTTGAACACATTTGTTATTGAAGCAAACAAGCTTGAAGAGCTCACCGACAAGATGGGGCGAACCTGGGTAAATGACACAAAAGCGACCAACATAGACGCCAGCATCCAAGCCGTAAAACGCTACAAAGATCACTTCATGCACCTGATCCTGGGCGGCGACGATAAGGGCGTTAGCATGGATGAGCTCTTTGAAAATTTAAAGGGTCTTAAGGTTAAAATTTATGCCATCGGCTCAAACAGCGACAAACTTATGAATTTAGCTGCTAAATTTAGCGTGCCTGCCCTAAAATGCGACTTTTTACAAAACGCTGTAAATGAGATAAGTAAAGAGCTTAAAAGTGGCGAGATAGCGCTTTTAAGCCCAGCAGCTGCAAGCCTTGATCAGTTTAAGAGCTACGCTGAGCGAGGAGATAAATTTAAAGAGTTTATAAGGGCTCTTTGA